A segment of the Populus nigra chromosome 12, ddPopNigr1.1, whole genome shotgun sequence genome:
CTTATAAGCTTAGTCAATGATGTATTCTTTACTTCTAGGTACTCAGACATTCCATTAGAAGAAATTGAGAAGGTTTGTCCTGCATGTCGCGGGATCTGCAATTGCAGGGGCTGCTTACGAGGAGATAATATGGTAAAGGTATTTCACTCATGGATTGAAGGGACCTTGTTTTTGTTACACTGTTAAGTTTCTTATGTTTCATGAACAAATTGTGTTGGGATTGCCTTATTCAATGATGATTTCCCCCCTATGTTTTTAGGTAAGAATACGGGAAATACCTGTTCTTGACAAGTTGCAATATCTCCACTGCCTATTATCTTCAGTGCTTCCTATAGTTAAGCAGATCCATCAAGAACAATGCTTTGAAGTAGAGCTTGAACAAAGGCTGCGTGGTAAGATGCTTTTGATGATTTAGTGGCATCCGGAATTTAAACTTTCTGTATGACTTTTTCCCTGTTCTGTGACTAATTGGGATATTAATTATCCAGGAACTGATATAGATCTTGTCCGGGCCAAATTGAATGCAGATGAACAGATGTGCTGGTATCGTAGAAAACTTATGCTCTGCTTAACCAGTTTCTGTCACTTTCTTCTTTACTTTGTATATGAAATGAAGTCAGGACCTTggtctttatttgttttaaaaacaagtcTTACAATTTGATGAGCCACAACACACGCTTCTTCATTTCAAGAATTGTTgttcattgtaatttatttgtCCTTTTGCAGCAATATATGTAGGATACCCATTATTGATTATCATCGGCATTGTGCAAATTGCTCTTATGATCTGTGCCTTCATTGCTGTCAAGATCTTCGAGGAGCATCTAAACAAGGTGTTGAAAATGAAATGGATGATAATCAGATTGATGGGAGAAGTCAAGACAATGAGACTCCATTAGAACCAGTGAGAGAACCACAAGTAAGACTAAAGTTATCAGATAAGTACCAAGGCTGGAAGGCAAACAATGATGGCAGTATTCCATGCCCTCCGAAGGAGCACGGTGGTTGTAATTACTCATCATTGAACCTAAGCCGTATTTTCAAGATGAATTGGGcagcaaaacttgtgaaaaatgTGGAGGAAATGGTCAGTGGCTGTAAGGTTTATGATGCTGGCACCCCACAGAAATCCAGGTTGAATGATTCCACACTCTGCCAGTATGCTCACAGAGAGGACAGTGATGATAATTTCTTATATTGCCCCTTATCTGAAGATGTAAAAGCTGATGGGATAAACAAGTTTAGAAAACACTGGGTTCGGGGTGAACCTGTTATTGTGAAGCAGGTATTTGACAGCTCATCCATATCAAGCTGGGATCCAGTGGCTATTTGGAGGGGGATCCGGGAAACATCagatgagaaaaagaaaggtgaaAACCGAACAGTGAAGGCCATAGATTGCTTACACTGGTCTGAGGTGTGTTTTCCTTAACTTTTGCTTATATCAGGTGTATggctcttctttcttcttaacGTCagtaaataatttgatgttgtgTTAATCTCTTTGATTGTCTTGACAAGTGGTTTTCTGTGTGACAGGTTGATATTGATCTTGATCAGTTTATCCGAGGATACTCAGAGGGACGAATCAGGGAAAATGGTTCACCAGAGATGTTGAAGTTGAAGGATTGGCCTTCCCCCAGTGCTTCTGAAGAGTTCTTATTATACCAGAGACCTGAATCTATCAGTAAACTGCCTTTCCTTGAATTTATCCATTCAAGGGTGGGTGTTCTAAATGTTGCTGCAAAGTTGCCTCATTACTCTTTGCAGAATGATGTAGGACCCAAGATTTGTATATCTTATGGGAGCCATGAGGAGCTCGGTGGGGGTGATTCTGTAATCAAACTTCATTTCAAAACGCGTGACATGGtaagttttatttgttattaaatagGTATTGTAACACTTTCAACTTGCATGGTACTACTGTTCcttcttgaaattcatattgGAGATTTAAAATCTGGCTCCTCTTTTGTAATTTAGCATTTATGGTATTCAAgctttgaattaaaatattgcATGTGAGGTGTCTTTAGAACAGATATCTTCTTAATCTCATTGATAtcctaaatttaatatttatggttcacaaataaattatttgtatttctaacattttttcgAAGCAATTATTTTACAAATTCAGCTGGTTTTGAGTGCCCAAGTGCTGCTGTGGCCATGCCTTGTATAGAGAGCCCACATGGATTATTTAGTGGTTGTTTGTTATATTCTCTGCAATTTCACTTGTCCAAGGTGACAGGAATTAATATGGATTGACATTGCTGAGGCACATGCAGGTGTATCTATTGGTGCATACATGCGAAGCAAAGACAAAAGGTAGCCAGGAGAGTAGCTCAATTGACCCAGAAAAAAGCTTGGATGATGGAAGGTTGCCTGATATATCACTCGATGGACATGATATACAGGATGAAGTGAAGACAGCTGCAGATAAGGATGAGAAAATGGAGGATCAAGAGGTTGCTAATACCACTAGTATTGAAGACATTGACAGAATTGAGGATCATGGGGCTGAAAGAACCACAGGTGTTCAAGAGGTTGAAAGATTGGAAACCACCAGAGTGGAAGAGGTTGAGGGAATGGAGGATCAGCAGTTTAAGAAAGATAGTGAAGATATCCCTGTAGAGATTTGTCCAGGAGTTAGTTGGGATGTCTTTCGTCGGCAGGATATTCCAAAGTTAATTGATTATTTGAGAACATGCTATAAGGACCTTTGGAAGCCTGACAACATGGTGAATGATTTTGTAAGTTCACCTACTGAGCTTTGGAAATCTACCTTGTATTTTAGTTAAGCCAAATGGCTTATGTAACTTGCATGCTGCTGATCTTATTATTGGGATCTCAGGTCACAGATCCCCTTTATGACGGAACAGTTTTCCTAAATGCGTTTCATAAGAGACAATTGAAGGAAGAGTTTGGTGAGTAACATTAGcatttctttagtttttaaaatagaacAGATTTAGGAGTCAGCTCTTTGATCTTCCTGCATGTTTATGGTTTTTCTGTTAACATAGTGAGGCATCTGAGCttctaaccatttttttttgtcttcataGACCTTTCTActgtttattttgttaatgtatgGTGTATTCGACTTTCCTCCTTGATTTGCATGTGTATTCATATGCTGTGAATGGGTGAATACCATGAATTGCACTGTTGAAAAGTCTTAACGGCCAATAATTAGTTCTCTCTGACTGTATTTGATCTTATCCCCTTTTGCATACCCCAAGAGACACCAGGAATACTGCTTTGGTGGGGAGTGcacttaatttgtatatttccttttttatgcTTTCCTTATATGCatttttaagatgaaaattatatttctccTCAGGAGTTGAACCATGGTCATTTGAACAACATTTGGGGCAAGCTGTATTCGTCCCAGCTGGATGCCCTTTCCAAGCGAGGAATCTTCAGGTAAACTTGTTGTGATTAATTAGATTTCAAAGTTGGATAAATACATGTCTCCAGAACTTCTAATTGTAAAGACaatgttaaaacatttagactacaatgatgaaaacatgtttttttttttaatttgattttcaaatggTTGGGATGTTAACTGATAGTGTGAATGTATGGTCTATGATTTTGCCCTAATTAGATCAAGTTTCATTAACACTCCAAAGTTGCAATAAATTCATCCTTATCCATTGAAactcaaaaaggaaaaaaaagttcttcCTTGAGGAGATGATTTTAATTGTGGGTTCCAACTAATGTTGTTGCAATAGGGCTGCTTCTTTCCTCTACAAAGGAATGTTTTAGGCCCTCTTCAGGTTAGGGATATATTTATCATCGAACAATGTGATAAAAAGGGTGCTTTAGTAGTTTGGGGGAAAGGCACATGCTAGAAAAAACAACACCCGCCAATAGCCAGTAATATAGTTGGTTTTCTTTCGTTCTTTCTTCCCCAATTTTTGAAGTCTTAAGTGTTGctgattttcaaaattttataaaactaaaagttTCCTGAACcaaagatatttatatttagagtGGTTCGAAAATTACTTGCTTGAATTAAGTAAAATTATGCAttataattgtttctttttttttcttcttgtaaatTTGCAGTCCAATGTTCAGTTGGGCCTTGATTTCTTATCTCCTGAAAGTCTGGGGGTGTCTGCTAGATTGGCAGAAGAAATTCGCTGTCTTCCAAATGACCATGAAGCAAAACTTCAAGTTTTGGAGGTCAGGCTCTGGAATCTTTCTTCAATAACattcaatgcttttttttccttgaaattctttcactattttttttcttgttcttttgtcaTCCAGCCACCAATTCTTTGGTTTTCCTGTCAGTGAATTTCTTAATCTTCTATTGGGTTTTCATACAGGTGGGTAAGATGTCACTCTATGCTGCTAGTTCAGCCATTAAAGAAGTCCAGAAATTGGTGCTTGATCCTAAGTAAGCAAAAcagcttaaatttttatatttattgcttattgtcattgttttgaaatttcatatCTTTCTGAAGACAAATGAAAGTGAAATTACCATTTGTGGGTTGACATTTGGAGCAAGGTTTGAGACAAGACAGTGGAGTGTGCTCAAATTTTCCCTAATATTAATCATACATGATTCTTGCTGTATTTTTCTGGAGTTTCTTGGACATTTATAGAATGGCTGCCTTGTCCCATCCTTTTCTCTTTACTTTGAACGTTAAGAATCATACAAGTTTTTTTGCAGACTTGGTGCTGAAATTGGATTCGAGGATCGCAATTTAACTGCAGCAGTTGCTGAGAACTTGGAGAAAGGTGCTAAGCCAAGACAGATAAGCTGTTCTTAAATTGGTGTACATTACTTGTAATTTagatatagaaaaattattttgtttaggtGGCCGACATGCTGCCTAAGGGAATTTAAATGCATAAATGTATTTGTATGTAATCTTAGTCATTATGATTAGTGCCTCAGTGTTTGACATATCATGGCAGTTGTAATATGCAAAGTTTGAGTGAAAGCTAACTAGTTTTAAGTCATTTCTGTTTGATTGATGTTGAATTGCAAGCTGTTCACTCTTTTCAATAAATGATCTTGAAATTCAAGTTCCTCTGGTCTTAGCgttttcctccttttctttacCGAACCAGCAGATGAATTCAGTATAAACAAAAGCTTTAACTTGTTGCCACAGTAATGTAGAATAGCCTGTGTACTTTTGAAGCCAATCGCACAAAGGATGACCTCATGTTCCTCTGTTAATACGTTTGATAATGCTCCTGGACTAGCTGCCTTGAAATGAATCTGCGATCCTATAGGAGTCTGTTTTCACAATTGGCCATGCTGATTCTGGTGTTTGTGCATTTAGGGTGTATACTCTACCATCACGAGCACAACGAACTGCTACTTTATGCCGCCAAAATGTGGGGCTCTCAACTCTGAATTCCAGCCTGTAGTAATTAACCTGCCTTGATAGAATCCTCTCGTAAACTTGATTCTGTCAAAGTTCCTTTCATATCTGGGTGTGGTCCTGTGATTGTCCGAACAACAGCTTCTCCCACCTCCTTTGGCCCTCCAAATGCTTCAATCCTACACAATCAAAGACGAATCTTCCTTGCACACTGATTGAGGTTATTGCTCGCTAGAAAGCATGATATGCGACCTCTAATTTTGAAAGCTTGGATATTAGCATCACTTGTCTATAGGTTGAACAGCCCAGAGGGGCCGGTGAAACAATGACAACATTGACTTCACCTCATGAACCCGGGGGCCCAACCGGTGCATTCACATTCTTGCGCTGACAATCACCAGATTTCCCACTAATCAGTGGAGGTGGATCAAATGATCTCTCTCATATTCTCGTTTCCTCAGCTGCTCGATAAAGTAGCCTTTGATCTCCAACCTAAGTTTCTGGGTATatgaattacttttaaaaaaatcattcatagTGTTAGAAGAACACATCAATTTTACAGGTAAGCGAGAAATcatgttaaacaaaaaaacttcaGTGACAAATTCATATAACAGAACCTCCCAaccaaatccttcatttttttcGATCCATCGGTTATACCCTCCAATTGATAAAGCAAAGCAAGAGTTCGACCACATTGCGGCAATGATGATCCGAGAAGAAAACTTGTAATCCCACCAAAATTTGCACCAACTGCTACCAGAGAAGCTGAACCAACATCAACTAGTAGCGGCCTCTGAGATGTCAATGCCAAATGTGTAAATTGGCTGGAGGCCTAGGCACCCCTCGAAAACACTCTCTTTCCTATCCCCAGATGTTCGAGTCATGTAAATCTTGAGGATGGAGATCTTTTTGCATGCTAGAAAGTAACGCTCCAATGCCATTGTCTATGCTATTCCAGCTGTGCAGCACCGTAGCTAGCTCATTAACTTTTAAGGTTGTTCCCATCACCTTTTTGGGCGTACCAGGTATTGTTTGATTGGGAGTAGTGCAAGTTGAGACTTGGAGAGAGTGGGAGAGGAAGGAAGACTTGCCCGTTGACAGTGATGATGCCATTAAATTTTTGGTGGTTTCCATTTTGCATGCTTACAAGGAAATACTCCAGAGCCATACAAATTTCCCAGTCCAGCCTCTAATGTGTGGAAATGCTATGGGTATGGACCTGTGGTGGCGCACTGGTCCATGCATAAAGTATACCTATTCTGGTCATGGAAAAAAGCTGAAACCCTTTTGTGGGCTCCcttaatttgaatatttgatGGTCTAAAAGTTGATCTGGGCTCACACTCCAGTTCTGCTGACCTTTTCAACTATCCAATTGGATTGGATGCCTTACCTTCGAGGATTTGACTAAAATCACCACCTTTTTGTATACAcatctatagtttttttagccactggatttcatttttttcttcttgctaaCAGCTTGAGTTTCAAATCTAATggctaaaaataaacaaattcttCACTTTTGACTCTGTGATTCCTAAATCCAAAAAAGAATGTGTATATGAAAATGTGATGAACAGGTAATTGGGGATTTCAGAGGCCAATATATTGGTGGGTGTCTACAGCTCAATTTTCAGAACCGAACaaaaattttcttattcttctagCTAGACGTCCATGATTAGACCAATtcatatctatttttgttaGGAGCACCTACGTACCTACTATAccttgttaatataataatgtttagagtataaatataataattaggCCAGGCATTAATTTCAGTAACCTACAGAATTCACAGGATAAATAAGAGTTTTGGAAAGAAAATCTATTTGATCTTCTACTCATATCAAAGTTGCTAATGTTGGGCCAAAAATCCTCAACACCTTTGCTTGCTCTTTAGCGAAACACTTGAGGTTCTTCCCTTGCTTGAAGCAGTaacttgaagagagagagagagagagctaatTAAAGAAGTGAAGATAGAAATCATTACAAGTAGTACCTAGATGTAGCCTGtaggagaaaaagaaattttgtttattctttttcaaACATCCCACATGGGTTTCTTTAGTGCTGTTGCTTGCTCAAAGTGGTTCAGCCCTTGCATTCTTGGATGACTAATTCCTCTAGTAAACTCCATTTCTTGATGATTATGCTGTTGATGCAGATTCCTTTGTCTAGATCCTCCCAACCCCAAGAAATCAACAGTCATTACATCCCCAGTACTAAATCTTGATAAACCACTTGGATTAGCTCCAGTACTTGTTGGACTACTTAAACCAGGATTTGAATTTGCACCTTGAAAAACATTCTCATTGTTGCTACTAGCATGCTCCATAGTCTTAAAtaatgaattgttttgatctaaAACTGCACTGAAAATCCCCATGTCATTCAATACTGAGTTCTCAACCCCACCATTCGCACTGAAAAACTGGTTAGCATATCCATCGTCACCACCTATCACATGAGATTGGTCATTTTGGGTATGCATCGTACCAAAAGTTGGGGGTGCCATGCTTGTGACAAAGCTCTTTTGCATCATGGGAGGGCTCACATTATTACTACTTGCAGTCGCACCCATCTGAGCTGCTTTTTGCAACAATGCTGTCGCTGACATTGATGCCGAGCCAGATAAATTATGAAGGCCGTTTCCTTCAAAGATTGTTGATGAATTTGCATTCAACTGAAGGGATGGTGACATGCTTCTTGAACCACCAAAAAGGCCTGTGGTGCCATTTGAAAACATGCTTCCCGATGAGGGTTTAGGTGGTGTCGGCATGAGTTCTTGAGGTAATGACAGTGGGTTCTTAGCATCTAGATGGTTAAAACTAGACATCATGGTGGATTGGTTTGGATTATTGTTGATGGCCATGGAGGGTATGAGGTTGGAGACTTGGCCTTGTAAGTTTGGTTCCATGTTGGGCATCAATCCTTGATTTGCTTTGGTATTTTCTTCAGCTAGGGCATCGCAGAAAGCCCTATGAGTAATGAAACTATCCCTCCTGCATGGTAAAACAACCAGACCCTGTTAAGTCAAGCCTCGCTATCAGTACTAAAAAAGAAACCCAAGTATTTTTACATATGAAAATAATTGCTGTGCGAGAGACTCTATGGTCATGCAAATATTGAATTAGTCTTTTCAATATATTAATACGATCATGGCAACTACATTTATGATAAATAATTAAGCCGAACGAGAGCTTAATTTAAGGTATGATTAAGACTTTAGGGTGAAATAATGATTTCATAATTGCATATATATAGTCAAACAAAGACTTCAAGCAAAGCTAGGAGTGTTGTCAAGCCATAGCAActaaattcatatataaaacaatGTGGACCCACATGATGACCAATCAATGCGCTAAACCAAGAGACCATTAATTAACCAATGTTGTAATCCTTAATTATTCATGCACAGGTAAGTACTGGTGTATGAGTCTCTGACTAATTCGTTTTTTTGgcaattaattaagattaagtAAGGAATTAGTGATCAATGCAAAGTTTATAAACCTGGAGAATATGGTGCCACAATCACATTTGTATTCCTTGGTGCCACAAGTCTTTACATGAGCTTTCCAATCCGACTGCACTGCATATTTCTTTGAGCATTTATCGCATTTCCACTTCTTTTCTCCATGTTTTCGACAAAAATGCTTCTTAATCCCTGTAAGATCGCCTAATGCTCGAGCCGGATTGTGATGGACACATGAAGGTTCTGGACAAACATAAACCCTTTTTCGGATTTCAGCAGTTGTTCTTTGCTTTAGCTTCCATGGTAGATTATGGCCACGCCGATGCAATTGAAGATTCTGGTCCCTTTGGAATCCTTTGTTGCAAATCTCACATACAAATCGATTTGTAGCCATAAGAGTGTTTGGTGATAGAGCAATAACTTCAGCACTGGGATCTGCCGcatatttcatgttttaaaaaaaaaaaaaaactgttaggCCAATTTTACATGAATTTCCTTCGGATATATACTCCAAGTtcttgatgaaaatatttttaccaaACTGAATAATTAGAAGAAGGATAGTATTTTCAACAAACTAATTGAATTAACTTAAGCATAATTATTGCTCATATCGTGTTTTTCACTAGTGCTATGGTTAATCCAATACTAACAGGCACAAAAAGGGGAGCTAGCAGATTTCTTGGCACACTGCATACGATGATTAACCTATGTATTTTTTGGTTAGATTCTTGATTCTTGGACAACATTACAGATAAGACAATCATAAAACATGAGAAATTAACTGCAAGAAACATGAGTAGTGCAGCAAAACCAAGTAAGAGAAAGAGTGATGAAACCAAAGATATTCCATGAAGGATTATAAGTTTGCCCTTGTCtgaaacagttaaaaaaaacaagacaggaAAGGGCGGTAGCTAGGCAAACCAACAGTCCAATGCAATGATTGAGATCCTAGCCAATAATTGAACCCCATCAACCACTTATACACACCAataattctccatttttttgtAAGCCAAATAGCCATAAAAAAACCCTCTCTCCCCACCACCAAGATAAGCAAAAACCAATAAAGAAAAcctaaaaagaaagggaaaagacCATTTTTTGTGTGGATCTCTTGTGAGGAGCTGAATCTGCAATAAGCCACTCAGTTTCCCTTTTTGTTATCAtccaaaaagataaataaaaagtagctatgaactataaaaaacaatctcatATATagtacaaaaacaacaaaaaacaacaacaacaagtcTCCAATGCTCTGAGAACTCATCAGATCATCAAGACTGCTATAGTACAAGACAGTAAAAGTTAACCAAGAACAAAGTTAAAACTAAGAgattcaaaatcaagaaacaaaacatATTATCTTCTTTAAATTAATCATCTCTAACTACTTCAAGGAAATAATATATGGTTGAGGTGAATACACACCTGGATTTCCTGGGAGATTTCTTTTCCTCTTGAGCGGAGGTTGTTGAGTGATAGTGGAGCCATTGCtgttagcagcagcagcagcagcacttGAGTTCAAGTGAACTTCATCTGCACCAGTACCCCCAGAAGAGAAGCTGCCAGTGCCATCACCTGTGGTATTTGACATTGAAGTGGAGAGAAATACGATAAGAAGTAGTAGGATTTTTATTGAAGATTTAACcctttttgtctttctttctcttttgctcaccaaactttcttgttttctttctctcttacaACTTCCTTGTTTAGGTAGAAGATGTGTTGTTTAGcacttaaaacaaaacaaaaacaaaaacatggaaGTTGGGGATTTGTTTGTAACTTAGAGGAAGACAAAAACCAGGAAATTCTCCTTCATTTCtggtaaaaaagaagagatagtGATCAGCCTTTGTCACTAGGAGAGAACATGAGAAGGATCAGGTCATCTTTGGAGGcatcttataaatatatattaatattttttttttgaaatactaTTTGTCTTGCCCCTGGTTTTGTTGAGTATTAAGGTATTGCCCTTGCTTTCAAGATTTAAATCTTATATACAAGATCAAGTCAAACACATCCACAGAAATATTATTCTTTTCTAGCTACTATTCTTCCTCGATGGATGAGTATACTATGGGACAAATATCTATTCcttgaagctttttttttaatttcttaattagatATGtgaatggaatttttttttaattctttatattATAATACCATGTTTCATAAATAGATTTATATCAAACTTATATAAAGTGACAAATGAAAGGAATGGATAGCTAGATAGATTTAACTCAATGAGTgcaattaaagttttaatgtACTTAATTATTCAGAATAATCAACATGGTAAGAAGTATTTTAAGTTTGTATTTCTCATGCATACTACCATGTTaagtttaattctaaaaaaattcataaaaaataaattttatgtgaaaTCAAATAGTCTAAATACGAATCAAACTACttaaaaatccattaaaaataaacttaaaataaattttaagagggAAATGCAATTCTTCCAATTTTTCAAAACTGCACataatgtttatatttatttatttatttatttatttattaaaaaatagaattccaTGATTCAAAAAAGGCTATTTATGTAACATTTAGATACTAATAAGTGCTAAAAATGTCTATTTGAtgctatattattttaaatttgaattcacAGAAAGGTTATGagaaatatatttgtattaataTATTAGTTTGAATATAGATCACATATGCTCGAAAcgtgatcaaaattaaatttaacatgCAAAATATATATGACCTGAgattaaaaaccaatttaaacgTATTAAacgttaatataaaaaaaactgcttATATTGTATAATCTGAGATTAATTAGTTTCTGAAATTCTTATCAATCTCGGGGGCAATTAAGGTATTTTGAGGTGTCCATGTCCCCctaactaatttatttttggacATCATTACGGCTTCCGATTGAAACCTTGTCTGCTTGTGTTGATATTTctctgaaaataattttgttccGAAAATGCCATTCCATGCATTAAAAACAACAGAAAAGCCACTACGGAAGTAGCCGCCAAGAGCAGTGAAATCACCAAAGTAGCCTCGTCCGTCACGGGTGGGCAGTAGGCACTGATCAAAATCCTTCTCGAAAAGGACCCAACAACGATTCAAAAAATTCTCCTCCTTCACGTGCATGGGTACTCAGATGATGTTTCTTGCAAAAGCAAGGGTAAATTTTGTCCAGGAAAATGTCTTTATCAAGAGGATGATGGGATGGTGAGGCAGACGTGCCTCATATGGCTTGGAAATTCAGACAGGTAATTAATTAAGggagattttattaattagagaGAGAGTGTTTATTAAAAAGTCATCAAAATTGCTATAATTAATAATGCTTGCAGGGAAAGTATTTTGATAACGAACCTCCacgatgatgatgattaatGGTTTTGCTTCCAAAATATTGTGAGATTTTGATTCGTGCGTGAACTTAAACTTCATAGCTATATATTACGTACCCTTTATTCATCCGAcgaattaattagtttaaaaaactcataatttaaaatttaatttagcaacctagttgattttattaaatttaactggttaactctaatatttttttaaaaataaagtgatactattttaataaaaataattgcttcaatttaatttaatgattttcagTTGACTCGGTGACCTTatgacaagatttttttagttaattaatcctgaactaaatctaaatattatcCTTAAGCTAGTTGCAACTTATTTAGATTTAActagtttaatttattaatgttatctTGAGTTTAATTTTCAGATGAAGTGATGTAAATATCTTGAGTATAATTGCATGGAAGGAATGTTATTCGATCGTGGAAAGAAAATACAGAAAATTAAGGGTTAAATATATATGTGGGTAAACATAGAAATTACCCAGTCTCATCCAAACTATGTTTAGTCACCATCCTATGGCTAGGCTCTGTGTTGAATATTGTTTGCAGTACTGATGCGTGCATATGCAGATCTGAAACTAGCTAGCTGGTCATAAATTACAGTTGCCTTGCCTCTTGGACTCTACAATGGCTTCCTTTTGTGCAGCCTGCCGCAGAAGAACAGTAACTATTTTTAACCCTCCTTCATCTCTCGGTTTTAACCTGGAGTATTATTGTACGTAACGAATTAAAGCAATGTGCATGGTGATGGGACTTGTGCATGGCTCACTATTTGGTATTGTAAACATGAGGAATATTGGTTGGTATGTGTCTATATCTACAAGCAATATTGTGGTGTTGACATGGTAGGAAATTTAATTTCGTAAGGAATTGTTGGGAAATCAACTCAACtcgattttgtatttttaagttctttcatgaattctaatttgttccataaaaaattaacaccttcaaataaaaaatctaaacttaAACCCGACTTTATTCATCATTTGAAACACTTgatttatataaagaaaatacgCAGAAAAAAACCGAATTAGATATGTATTCTAATTTGATCTACATTattcaaactaataaaaaaattaatactttcTTATGGAAAATCCCAACTTGAACCCAACTTGATTCACgttaaaaatacttgaaaataaaaaacgaattagtgaatttgatctttttcatatttattttcttaattaaccaAGTGGGATTTTTAGTTTCTCAAG
Coding sequences within it:
- the LOC133669744 gene encoding E3 ubiquitin-protein ligase JMJ24-like isoform X3, which translates into the protein MDHLRSSSAIGEENGGGIPDDLRCKRSDGKQWRCTAMSMPDKTVCEKHYIQAKKRAANSALRASLKKAKRKSIGESDIYLESKSDDFDMPLRNMKVEEDQPLSVSSKRYKEKVPKSQSRYSPETLIRSLRGQNSLKLNDDSQRDFEFEENWRSYKTTPRSAMESSRSRSQRSFDASAMTEYSDASTDASEDTGGQTCHQCRRNDRNSVTWCLKCDKRGFCDSCISEWYSDIPLEEIEKVCPACRGICNCRGCLRGDNMVKVRIREIPVLDKLQYLHCLLSSVLPIVKQIHQEQCFEVELEQRLRGTDIDLVRAKLNADEQMCCNICRIPIIDYHRHCANCSYDLCLHCCQDLRGASKQGVENEMDDNQIDGRSQDNETPLEPVREPQVRLKLSDKYQGWKANNDGSIPCPPKEHGGCNYSSLNLSRIFKMNWAAKLVKNVEEMVSGCKVYDAGTPQKSRLNDSTLCQYAHREDSDDNFLYCPLSEDVKADGINKFRKHWVRGEPVIVKQVFDSSSISSWDPVAIWRGIRETSDEKKKGENRTVKAIDCLHWSEVDIDLDQFIRGYSEGRIRENGSPEMLKLKDWPSPSASEEFLLYQRPESISKLPFLEFIHSRVGVLNVAAKLPHYSLQNDVGPKICISYGSHEELGGGDSVIKLHFKTRDMVYLLVHTCEAKTKGSQESSSIDPEKSLDDGRLPDISLDGHDIQDEVKTAADKDEKMEDQEVANTTSIEDIDRIEDHGAERTTGVQEVERLETTRVEEVEGMEDQQFKKDSEDIPVEICPGVSWDVFRRQDIPKLIDYLRTCYKDLWKPDNMVNDFVTDPLYDGTVFLNAFHKRQLKEEFGVEPWSFEQHLGQAVFVPAGCPFQARNLQSNVQLGLDFLSPESLGVSARLAEEIRCLPNDHEAKLQVLEVGKMSLYAASSAIKEVQKLVLDPKLGAEIGFEDRNLTAAVAENLEKGAKPRQISCS
- the LOC133669744 gene encoding E3 ubiquitin-protein ligase JMJ24-like isoform X1, translating into MDHLRSSSAIGEENGGGIPDDLRCKRSDGKQWRCTAMSMPDKTVCEKHYIQAKKRAANSALRASLKKAKRKSIGESDIYLESKSDDFDMPLRNMKVEEDQPLSVSSKRYKEKVPKSQSRYSPETLIRSLRGQNSLKLNDDSQRDFEFEENWRSYKTTPRSAMESSRSRSQRSFDASAMTVSETVTEYSDASTDASEDTGGQTCHQCRRNDRNSVTWCLKCDKRGFCDSCISEWYSDIPLEEIEKVCPACRGICNCRGCLRGDNMVKVRIREIPVLDKLQYLHCLLSSVLPIVKQIHQEQCFEVELEQRLRGTDIDLVRAKLNADEQMCCNICRIPIIDYHRHCANCSYDLCLHCCQDLRGASKQGVENEMDDNQIDGRSQDNETPLEPVREPQVRLKLSDKYQGWKANNDGSIPCPPKEHGGCNYSSLNLSRIFKMNWAAKLVKNVEEMVSGCKVYDAGTPQKSRLNDSTLCQYAHREDSDDNFLYCPLSEDVKADGINKFRKHWVRGEPVIVKQVFDSSSISSWDPVAIWRGIRETSDEKKKGENRTVKAIDCLHWSEVDIDLDQFIRGYSEGRIRENGSPEMLKLKDWPSPSASEEFLLYQRPESISKLPFLEFIHSRVGVLNVAAKLPHYSLQNDVGPKICISYGSHEELGGGDSVIKLHFKTRDMVYLLVHTCEAKTKGSQESSSIDPEKSLDDGRLPDISLDGHDIQDEVKTAADKDEKMEDQEVANTTSIEDIDRIEDHGAERTTGVQEVERLETTRVEEVEGMEDQQFKKDSEDIPVEICPGVSWDVFRRQDIPKLIDYLRTCYKDLWKPDNMVNDFVTDPLYDGTVFLNAFHKRQLKEEFGVEPWSFEQHLGQAVFVPAGCPFQARNLQSNVQLGLDFLSPESLGVSARLAEEIRCLPNDHEAKLQVLEVGKMSLYAASSAIKEVQKLVLDPKLGAEIGFEDRNLTAAVAENLEKGAKPRQISCS